The Halichoerus grypus chromosome 9, mHalGry1.hap1.1, whole genome shotgun sequence genome has a window encoding:
- the TCF19 gene encoding transcription factor 19: MLPCFQLLRIGGGRGGDLYTFHPPSGAGCTYRLGRRADLCDVALQPQREPGLISGVHAELHAERRGDDWRVSLEDHSSQGTLVNNVRLPRGHRLELSDGDLVTFGPEGPPGTSPSEFYFMFQQVRVKPQDFAAITIPRSSGEEGTRAGFQPMLPPQGAPQRPLSTLSPAPKATLILNSIGSLSKLRPLPLTFSRSGGEPQSLPVPTPPREVGTTPSAPPPRNRRKSAHRVLAELDDEGETPEGPPPVFMEPRKKLRVETTPRTPGGNRRGRPRKHPVSTPRAPPAVGGGEPCAAPCCYLPEEETVAWVQCDGCDVWFHVACVGYSIQDAREADFRCPGCRVGIQT; encoded by the exons ATGCTGCCCTGCTTCCAGCTGCTGCGCatagggggaggcaggggtggtgATCTCTACACCTTCCACCCCCCTAGCGGGGCTGGCTGCACCTACCGCTTGGGCCGTAGGGCCGACCTATGTGATGTGGCTCTGCAGCCCCAGCGGGAGCCTGGCCTCATCTCTGGAGTCCATGCGGAGCTGCACGCTGAGCGCCGGGGTGATGACTGGAGGGTCAGCCTGGAGGACCATAGCAGCCAAG GGACTCTGGTCAATAATGTCCGACTCCCAAGGGGTCACAGGCTGGAGTTGAGTGATGGGGACCTTGTGACTTTTGGCCCTGAAGGGCCCCCAGGAACCAGCCCTTCGGAGTTCTACTTCATGTTTCAGCAAGTCCGAGTCAAACCTCAAGATTTTGCGGCCATTACCATCCCGAGGTCTAGTGGTGAAGAGGGAACCAGGGCTGGCTTCCAGCCTATGCTGCCCCCCCAGGGGGCCCCACAGCGCCCCCTCAGCACCCTTTCCCCTGCCCCGAAAGCCACATTGATCCTCAATTCCATCGGTAGTCTCAGCAAGCTCAgacctctgcccctcaccttctCCAGGAGTGGGGGTGAGCCACAGAGCCTGCCTGTTCCCACTCCTCCTAGGGAGGTGGGGACCaccccttctgccccacccccaagaaaTCGGAGGAAATCGGCTCACCGAGTGTTGGCAGAGCTGGATGATGAGGGCGAGACTCCTGAGGGCCCCCCACCAGTCTTTATGGAGCCCAGGAAGAAACTCCGTGTAGAGACAACCCCACGGACACCTGGTGG AAATCGACGTGGACGTCCTCGGAAGCACCCAGTGAGCACTCCCAGGGCTCCCCCtgcagttgggggtggggagccctgtGCAGCCCCTTGTTGCTACCTACCCGAAGAAGAAACAGTTGCCTGGGTTCAGTGTGATGGTTGTGACGTCTGGTTCCATGTGGCCTGTGTTGGCTATAGTATCCAGGATGCCAGGGAGGCTGACTTCCGGTGCCCAGGGTGTCGTGTAGGCATCCAGACCTAA